A stretch of the Papaver somniferum cultivar HN1 chromosome 6, ASM357369v1, whole genome shotgun sequence genome encodes the following:
- the LOC113288464 gene encoding 50S ribosomal protein 6, chloroplastic-like produces the protein MSICSGIFGARLGAVVLPKQQQQSNYSTIGDVGVNNGLMMVQTGRVTMPMIECSSRPQKKGTAHHRKTRPKKSQPWDIKRGKTIYPPLPALPADWTLVSAAPITTDITDSAVIGESDTVE, from the coding sequence ATGTCAATCTGTTCTGGAATTTTCGGTGCAAGATTGGGGGCAGTGGTATTGcctaagcagcagcagcaatccAACTACTCAACAATCGGAGATGTTGGTGTTAACAATGGTCTAATGATGGTCCAAACCGGGAGAGTAACAATGCCAATGATAGAATGTTCATCAAGACCACAAAAGAAAGGAACTGCTCATCACAGGAAGACTAGACCAAAGAAGAGTCAGCCATGGGATATCAAGCGTGGAAAAACCATTTACCCACCACTTCCTGCATTACCTGCTGATTGGACTCTTGTTTCTGCTGCTCCTATCACCACTGACATTACTGATTCTGCTGTTATTGGTGAGTCCGATACTGTCGAATGA